From the genome of Thiovibrio frasassiensis:
TTGTGTCATATGTATAATTGAATATGCGTATTTGCTTGACTGAATTGAAAAAGAACAAAAATACTGGTGTAGTAGCAAAAGACCATAATAATTTATGGTGGTTTGTGTTGTAACCGACAACCCCAACAACAATTGAAGTAACAATCAATAGTGCAGAAAAGAGCATCCAGTCCTTTCTTCTTTTCTGGCTGTCGGTGTCTAGGTGTTGTTGTTGTGTAATAATTTTCTTATAAATTTCGCCGCGTTTTTCGACATTATTCGCCATGTCGCTCCCCGTCCGAAGCAACACCCGAACTCCTCTAGCAGTAGCGTCAAGCAACAAGTCAATATACTCAGGAGAAACATAGGGAGAAACCATCTTAATGGTTCTTTTGGCGGATTTAATACAATGATAAATATCGTCCCCTGCATTTTGCCCGATAAAAATATTATAATCACCCGTGTGGGTTGACAGCATACTCTCCCCTTTTTCTATTTTCCTTGTGTCTTGCCCAAGCTGCGACTCAAGGTCTGTTGGTGCTGTTTCAGCATCGTTTGGGCCGCTTCCCTAACCTTAGGTCTGACCGGTGCCAGCCGTACCATTTTTTGCGCCTGAAGAATGCCTTTTTCGATTCCGAGGGCCTGCTTTTCCAAAATCCGACGATTCTGTACCCGATCCAAAGCGCCCCTAGGCAATTCCCCGGAAATCGGATTTCGCAATTCCCTGTATCGCTCACCG
Proteins encoded in this window:
- a CDS encoding phospholipase D-like domain-containing protein, which gives rise to MLSTHTGDYNIFIGQNAGDDIYHCIKSAKRTIKMVSPYVSPEYIDLLLDATARGVRVLLRTGSDMANNVEKRGEIYKKIITQQQHLDTDSQKRRKDWMLFSALLIVTSIVVGVVGYNTNHHKLLWSFATTPVFLFFFNSVKQIRIFNYTYDTRFDFGVFVSPYDQKIDDKHFFIHSKLYVIDEEVAFVGSVNFTKVAFRHNYECCVKLNDDLVVSGISNEIDHLTRTEGIFYRDISEIGRIIYPEPPN